One genomic segment of Kiritimatiella glycovorans includes these proteins:
- a CDS encoding type II toxin-antitoxin system VapC family toxin: MILFDVNVLVYAYREDADRHKEYRRWLKSTLDGQEACAVSELVLSGFLRVCTHPKVFDPPAPLDGALDFTGELRSHANVMVLSPGHRHWEIFQRLCRDSGAKGNLISDAYHAALAVEYGCEWITTDRDFARFQGLKWRHPLDG; the protein is encoded by the coding sequence ATGATTCTTTTTGACGTTAACGTGCTGGTCTATGCCTATCGGGAGGATGCGGACCGGCACAAAGAGTACCGTCGCTGGCTGAAGTCGACGCTGGATGGCCAGGAGGCGTGTGCGGTTTCGGAACTGGTGCTGAGCGGGTTCCTGAGGGTGTGCACGCATCCGAAGGTCTTTGATCCTCCCGCGCCGCTTGACGGAGCGCTGGATTTTACAGGCGAGCTGCGCAGCCACGCCAATGTGATGGTGTTGAGCCCCGGTCACAGACACTGGGAAATCTTCCAGCGGCTATGTCGGGACAGTGGCGCAAAGGGCAATCTGATCAGCGATGCATACCACGCGGCCCTTGCCGTCGAGTACGGATGCGAATGGATCACAACCGACCGCGATTTCGCCCGGTTCCAGGGGCTGAAATGGCGTCATCCGCTTGACGGATGA
- a CDS encoding ATP-binding cassette domain-containing protein, translated as MALMTLKDVHMAFGGPPILDGVDMTIEPGERVCLMGRNGAGKSTLLKIIAGELIPHDGEIVRRQDLVVAQLEQEVPMDRTGSVFDIVSEEWDHEHELSHPVERAISLLKLDPRAEFSTLSGGTRRRVLLARALVNEPDILILDEPTNHLDIEAIEWLETFLKRRDGALLFVTHDRAFVRNLSTRIIELDRGALYSWDLDYDTYIERRAERLRVERSHWKEFDKRLAEEEQWIREGISARRTRNIGRVRNLYAMRSERGKRRRQGRGARFSIQEAESTGRKVITAKNATYAWDGEPAVNGLNLKIQRGDRIGIIGPNGCGKSTLLRLLLGDLEPQSGTVKHGTNLEPAYFDQHRQELDENRSVKQNLCDDNQYVFIGGRKMHVLGYLRNFLFTREDAARPVCGLSGGERNRLLLAKLFARTANVLVLDEPTNDLDSDTMEVLEEQLMDFEGTILLVSHDRAFLNNVVDRILAFEGNGRVGEYVGGYDDWVRQSGGLKKERPPPKTHKPAQSTQKARPRKLNNKQREELEKLPARIEALERELDALQSTLNDPEFYRRPQEEIRTATERAEAIPRELDAAFDRWSELEEHAGGPS; from the coding sequence ATGGCCTTAATGACGCTCAAAGATGTTCACATGGCCTTCGGCGGTCCGCCGATCCTGGACGGCGTGGATATGACGATCGAGCCGGGTGAGCGGGTCTGCCTGATGGGCCGCAACGGCGCGGGTAAATCGACGCTCCTGAAGATCATCGCGGGCGAGTTGATTCCCCACGACGGCGAGATCGTCCGCCGGCAGGATCTCGTCGTCGCCCAGCTCGAACAGGAAGTGCCGATGGACCGTACGGGTTCGGTCTTCGATATCGTCTCCGAGGAGTGGGACCACGAGCACGAGCTGAGCCATCCCGTCGAGCGCGCGATCTCGCTGCTGAAACTCGATCCGCGGGCGGAGTTCTCGACGCTCTCGGGCGGCACGCGCCGCCGCGTACTGCTGGCGCGGGCGCTGGTGAACGAGCCCGACATTCTGATCCTCGACGAGCCGACGAACCATCTCGATATCGAGGCGATCGAGTGGCTGGAGACCTTCCTTAAACGGCGCGACGGCGCACTGCTGTTCGTGACGCACGACCGCGCGTTCGTGCGCAATCTGTCGACGAGGATCATAGAGCTGGACCGCGGCGCGCTCTACAGCTGGGATCTGGATTACGACACCTACATCGAACGGCGCGCCGAGCGCCTGAGGGTGGAGCGGTCGCACTGGAAGGAGTTCGATAAGAGGCTGGCGGAGGAAGAGCAGTGGATCCGCGAGGGGATTTCCGCGCGGCGTACGCGCAACATCGGCCGCGTGCGCAACCTCTACGCGATGCGCAGCGAGCGCGGAAAGCGCCGCAGGCAGGGCCGCGGCGCGCGCTTTTCGATCCAGGAGGCCGAGTCGACCGGCCGCAAGGTCATCACCGCGAAGAACGCCACCTACGCGTGGGACGGCGAACCGGCCGTAAACGGCTTGAATCTCAAGATCCAGCGCGGCGACCGGATCGGGATCATCGGGCCCAACGGCTGCGGGAAGTCGACCCTCCTGCGCCTGCTGCTCGGCGACCTCGAACCGCAGTCGGGGACCGTGAAACACGGCACCAATCTCGAACCGGCCTACTTCGACCAGCACCGGCAGGAACTCGACGAGAACCGCAGCGTGAAACAGAACCTGTGCGACGACAATCAGTACGTCTTCATCGGCGGGCGCAAGATGCACGTGCTCGGATACCTGCGCAATTTCCTCTTCACGCGCGAGGATGCCGCGCGGCCGGTCTGCGGCCTGTCCGGCGGTGAACGCAACCGGCTGTTGCTCGCCAAGCTCTTTGCGCGCACCGCCAACGTACTGGTGCTCGACGAGCCGACCAACGATCTCGACAGCGACACCATGGAGGTGCTCGAAGAGCAGCTCATGGACTTCGAGGGAACGATTCTGCTCGTCAGCCACGATCGCGCGTTCCTGAATAACGTGGTCGACCGCATCCTCGCCTTCGAGGGGAACGGTCGTGTCGGCGAGTACGTCGGTGGATACGACGACTGGGTGCGCCAGAGCGGCGGGCTGAAGAAGGAAAGGCCCCCGCCGAAGACGCACAAACCCGCGCAGAGCACGCAGAAGGCGCGTCCGCGCAAACTGAATAACAAACAGCGCGAAGAGCTGGAGAAACTGCCCGCGCGGATCGAGGCGCTTGAGCGCGAACTTGACGCGCTGCAGTCCACGCTCAACGATCCGGAGTTCTATCGTCGTCCGCAGGAGGAGATCAGAACCGCAACCGAACGCGCGGAGGCCATCCCGCGGGAGCTGGACGCCGCCTTCGACCGCTGGTCGGAACTGGAGGAACACGCGGGCGGGCCGTCTTGA
- a CDS encoding 3D domain-containing protein encodes MRMTWTITALAFFVFLFAVRELGDRSLRVTATAYTSERAQTDATPHTAAWGDRIEPGMDVIAVSRDLLDHGLTNGVQVRIEGLGTYTVIDKMAADQRRAIDIYMGHDKQRALEFGRREVKIKW; translated from the coding sequence ATGCGGATGACATGGACCATCACGGCCCTCGCATTTTTTGTATTTCTGTTCGCCGTGCGTGAACTGGGTGATCGATCCTTGCGCGTGACGGCGACGGCCTACACTTCGGAGCGGGCCCAGACGGACGCGACCCCGCACACCGCCGCCTGGGGCGACCGCATCGAGCCCGGCATGGACGTGATTGCCGTCTCGCGCGACCTTCTCGATCACGGCTTGACCAATGGAGTGCAAGTCAGAATCGAAGGCCTGGGCACGTATACGGTCATCGATAAAATGGCTGCGGACCAGCGACGCGCGATCGACATCTATATGGGCCACGATAAACAGCGCGCGCTCGAATTCGGAAGGCGGGAAGTGAAGATTAAGTGGTAA
- a CDS encoding RHS repeat protein, translated as MQFPKRPVDRVIAVNGHDRPTIDHWCDTYLWGREEWGSDSGDATGVVPDWLLREVCQWRFVTDEQGRVMHEIGENAEGKVVWILQYNALNLDEGQPRSRFAHFVGAGGYAQRQRQAIQAAGTTTNAVTAAAEYVRISYGAGGMETLVEYCGAHGEPLPGLEGAHASAFRYNEEGRLVEHRYLRLKREDRDARRRTLESYEPLRSHAGAAGHLYFYSGGRHVRSISYGAEGTNDLCCVRSGWCEARYRHDKWGNIVSVTLFDDQGRPAVDDRWNFHSWSNEYNPCGDTIQSRHYGPEGDPCLHSSTETHGTRYAFDDQGRIISEVYLGLDGEPESRDGVTEKRYTWIDAVNVGRERYFDRHGHPCLHENGFHGRNFSFDRNGYLDEQVWVDLNDHPVCPEGQAYAINRLVNDDRGNCLDWRCFGADGRPVLDHDGTHRISYRRDSMGNILETRYFGCSNQPVAHRDGNHAVVCRYDARGNEIEKTWLNIENHPTAISGCEYATVRRIYDGFDRLIEERYYDERGQPMLCEEGCHGYRLSWNERGHPVERVHFGCDRLPCANARGIAILRFRYDERGRRKVERYFDASGTPLRMPGGYCGLRFEHDDRDRQIAETFLGPDGEPTFSTNGYVTLRWTLDDEGRRTSESFYDEDGRPALHPKGYHRCQIIYEGTGDTYRYFDALGDPTRHSTYDYGFRQVLNEQGKLVEFCVIDAHGRPASHTEEGFTFLHIKYDESGREIERRYHDAGNAPTTHRDGNHGYRSKLDEAGRELERLFFDTRGRPVNTTGGYAVVRKKYDETGNATMVSYFDQHEQPVADDKGIHRYECTFEGDLLIEQRHFGPDGEPCCRTDGHYSIARRELDENGNPGLWKLFDEHGHPLESAK; from the coding sequence ATGCAGTTTCCAAAGCGGCCGGTCGACCGGGTTATTGCCGTGAACGGCCATGACCGGCCCACGATCGATCACTGGTGCGACACCTATCTCTGGGGAAGAGAGGAATGGGGATCAGACTCCGGCGATGCGACGGGGGTGGTACCCGACTGGCTCCTGCGCGAAGTGTGTCAGTGGCGTTTCGTCACCGACGAACAGGGTCGCGTGATGCATGAGATCGGCGAAAACGCCGAGGGCAAGGTCGTCTGGATCCTGCAGTACAACGCCCTGAACCTCGACGAGGGACAGCCGCGCTCCCGCTTCGCACACTTCGTCGGCGCCGGGGGATACGCGCAGCGTCAGCGCCAGGCGATCCAGGCGGCCGGAACGACCACCAACGCCGTGACGGCGGCGGCCGAATACGTGCGCATCTCCTACGGAGCGGGGGGGATGGAAACGCTGGTCGAGTACTGCGGCGCTCACGGCGAGCCCCTGCCCGGCCTGGAAGGGGCTCACGCCAGCGCCTTCCGGTATAATGAGGAGGGTCGCCTCGTCGAACATCGTTACCTGCGGCTGAAAAGGGAAGATCGCGATGCACGCCGCCGGACCCTTGAGAGCTACGAACCCCTGCGCTCCCACGCCGGTGCAGCCGGTCATCTTTACTTCTACTCCGGGGGGAGACACGTGCGGTCCATCTCCTACGGTGCGGAGGGCACGAACGATCTCTGCTGCGTGCGCAGCGGCTGGTGCGAGGCACGCTACCGTCACGACAAGTGGGGCAATATCGTATCCGTCACGTTGTTCGACGATCAGGGTCGCCCGGCGGTGGACGACCGCTGGAACTTCCACTCATGGAGCAACGAATACAACCCATGCGGCGATACGATACAGAGCCGCCACTACGGCCCGGAGGGCGATCCCTGCCTCCATTCCTCCACAGAAACACACGGTACACGCTATGCCTTTGACGATCAGGGCAGAATCATCTCAGAGGTTTACCTGGGGCTGGACGGCGAGCCGGAATCCCGGGACGGAGTGACCGAAAAGCGCTATACGTGGATCGACGCCGTGAACGTCGGCCGTGAGCGCTACTTTGACCGCCACGGGCACCCCTGCCTCCACGAGAACGGGTTTCACGGACGAAACTTCTCCTTCGACCGCAACGGATATCTCGATGAACAGGTCTGGGTCGATCTGAACGACCATCCGGTCTGTCCTGAGGGTCAAGCATACGCCATCAATCGTCTGGTCAATGACGACCGGGGCAACTGCCTCGACTGGCGCTGTTTCGGCGCCGATGGTCGGCCCGTTCTTGATCATGACGGGACACACCGGATCAGCTATCGCCGCGATTCCATGGGCAATATCCTGGAAACCCGCTACTTCGGGTGTTCGAACCAGCCCGTCGCGCACCGGGACGGCAATCACGCCGTCGTCTGCCGCTACGATGCCCGCGGTAATGAAATCGAAAAGACGTGGCTGAACATCGAAAACCACCCCACGGCCATCTCAGGGTGCGAGTATGCCACGGTTCGACGAATCTACGACGGCTTCGACCGATTAATCGAGGAGCGGTACTACGACGAACGCGGGCAACCCATGCTTTGTGAAGAGGGGTGCCACGGCTACCGTCTTTCCTGGAACGAGCGGGGCCATCCCGTCGAACGCGTCCATTTCGGCTGTGACCGCCTGCCATGCGCCAATGCCCGGGGTATCGCCATCCTGCGCTTCCGTTATGACGAGCGGGGTCGGCGCAAGGTGGAGCGCTACTTCGATGCTTCCGGAACACCGCTGCGCATGCCCGGCGGGTACTGCGGTCTTCGATTCGAGCACGACGACCGGGATCGCCAGATCGCGGAAACCTTTCTCGGACCCGACGGCGAGCCGACCTTTTCCACCAATGGCTATGTGACGCTTCGATGGACGCTCGATGATGAGGGGCGACGGACATCCGAGTCCTTTTATGATGAAGACGGACGACCCGCACTTCACCCGAAAGGATATCACCGCTGCCAGATCATTTATGAGGGGACGGGCGATACGTATCGCTATTTCGATGCCCTCGGCGACCCGACCCGTCACAGCACCTACGACTACGGATTCCGACAGGTTCTGAACGAACAGGGTAAACTCGTCGAGTTCTGCGTCATTGATGCCCACGGCCGGCCCGCCTCCCACACGGAGGAAGGCTTTACCTTTCTCCATATCAAGTATGACGAGTCGGGGCGCGAGATCGAACGCCGCTATCATGATGCCGGGAATGCCCCCACAACCCATCGCGACGGGAACCATGGGTACCGATCGAAGCTCGACGAAGCGGGCCGCGAACTTGAGCGGCTGTTTTTCGACACCCGGGGCCGTCCCGTCAACACTACCGGGGGATACGCCGTCGTCCGTAAAAAATACGACGAGACGGGAAACGCCACAATGGTCAGCTATTTCGATCAGCACGAGCAGCCCGTTGCGGATGATAAGGGCATCCACCGCTATGAATGCACATTCGAAGGCGACCTGCTGATAGAACAACGCCACTTCGGCCCGGACGGCGAACCCTGCTGCCGCACCGACGGGCATTATTCCATCGCTCGACGCGAGCTGGATGAGAACGGGAATCCCGGTTTGTGGAAGCTCTTCGATGAACACGGCCATCCGCTCGAATCCGCAAAATAG
- a CDS encoding ATP-binding protein has product MTRPAVPSPELTRDQPWPGLVAFSESSRDFFHGRAEETAELLRRVKRSRLSVLYSISGVGKTSLLRAGVFPQLREERFIPVYLRLSFDENCTVEVLRDQVLSAVRAALKDAGITVESSEERPLERTDRTLWETFNRAGLFFWTPRNRPAVPVLVFDQFEEAFTLGRRCPRAVDALLEDLSCLAEHRVPRAAAAMIEAAAERGEDPPFEYQLDRVRLLLSLREDFLCELLALRDRCPSIMSNEMRLEPFSGEAAFGALRASGQHLMDEPTAETIVRMAAGASPNAALDDILVEPALLSLMCFELNRRRIEQGRTDIGADLLSGVGRRVFEEFYDATMAAVADPVARAVEDALLTGDGRRMFAPVEDFIRGTGLETAPARRAVDLLVERRLLHIENVRGVAMIELTHDVLTPIVRARRESAERARREAPPSSRAQALQGRRRQCGAARPPARGTDRLELVVLRPDPCPLLRDIHQAPRYPGRPQPPDPGRGGSPQHFVQVCIPRSAPSEIQLDGDAVSKAAGRPGYCRERP; this is encoded by the coding sequence ATGACGCGTCCCGCCGTCCCGTCCCCGGAACTCACACGCGACCAGCCGTGGCCGGGCCTGGTCGCCTTTTCCGAATCGTCCCGGGACTTCTTCCACGGACGCGCGGAGGAGACCGCCGAACTGCTGCGACGCGTCAAGCGCAGTCGGCTCTCCGTGCTCTACAGCATCTCCGGCGTCGGCAAGACCTCGCTGCTCAGGGCCGGTGTGTTCCCGCAACTCCGTGAAGAGCGCTTTATCCCCGTCTACCTCAGGCTCAGCTTCGATGAGAACTGTACCGTGGAGGTCCTGCGCGACCAGGTGCTGAGCGCCGTCCGCGCCGCGCTGAAGGATGCGGGGATCACCGTCGAAAGTTCCGAAGAACGTCCGCTGGAACGTACCGACCGCACGCTCTGGGAGACCTTTAACCGCGCCGGCCTCTTTTTCTGGACGCCGCGCAACCGCCCCGCCGTGCCGGTGCTCGTTTTCGACCAGTTCGAAGAAGCCTTTACTCTCGGCCGCCGCTGCCCCCGGGCTGTGGACGCGCTGCTCGAAGATCTTTCCTGTCTCGCGGAACATCGCGTCCCGCGGGCTGCGGCGGCGATGATTGAAGCGGCCGCCGAGCGCGGAGAAGATCCTCCGTTCGAATATCAGCTCGATCGCGTCCGCCTGCTGCTGAGCCTGCGTGAGGATTTCCTCTGCGAGCTGCTGGCGCTCCGCGATCGCTGTCCTTCGATCATGTCCAACGAGATGCGGCTGGAGCCCTTCAGCGGCGAGGCCGCCTTCGGCGCGCTGCGCGCTTCGGGGCAACACCTGATGGACGAGCCCACGGCGGAGACGATCGTGCGCATGGCTGCGGGTGCTTCCCCCAACGCCGCGCTCGACGACATTCTGGTTGAACCCGCCCTGCTCTCGCTGATGTGTTTCGAACTCAATCGCCGCCGGATCGAACAGGGTCGCACGGACATCGGGGCCGACCTGCTCTCCGGGGTCGGACGACGCGTGTTCGAGGAGTTTTACGACGCGACCATGGCGGCGGTGGCCGACCCGGTAGCGCGCGCCGTTGAAGATGCCCTGCTCACGGGCGACGGCCGGAGGATGTTCGCGCCGGTCGAGGACTTCATCCGCGGCACGGGACTGGAAACCGCCCCGGCGCGCCGGGCGGTGGATCTGCTGGTGGAGCGACGCCTGCTGCACATCGAAAATGTGCGCGGCGTAGCGATGATCGAACTGACCCACGACGTCCTGACGCCGATCGTCCGGGCGCGGCGCGAATCAGCGGAGCGCGCGCGAAGAGAGGCTCCGCCTTCGTCGCGAGCGCAGGCGCTTCAGGGTCGCCGCCGGCAGTGCGGCGCTGCTCGTCCTCCTGCTCGCGGGACTGATCGGCTCGAGCTGGTGGTTCTTCGTCCGGACCCATGTCCGCTACTACGAGACATTCACCAAGCGCCACGGTATCCCGGCAGGCCTCAGCCCCCTGACCCCGGACGAGGCGGGTCACCGCAGCACTTCGTTCAAGTTTGTATACCACGGTCTGCACCGTCCGAAATTCAATTGGACGGAGATGCAGTTTCCAAAGCGGCCGGTCGACCGGGTTATTGCCGTGAACGGCCATGA
- a CDS encoding toll/interleukin-1 receptor domain-containing protein: MRQTYSIEDVLEFLDEGRVIPVLGPRIMDVEIDGTVRLFQDYLAETLAQSLDVSPENENGTSPNVDAVVRAHLDGGGNIKSVYPKAKAILRAPLKPGPNLRALAEITSFRLFVNLTICPLLDEALGDASELVYSPDAPVDLPSTIQLDTLEQPIVYHLMGAPSARPNYALSEIDTLEFVTALQNPERQPNVLFDELKTSNLLLIGFGYPDWLGRFLLRLIKNAPINSHETQGLFLGGREAHDTSFCHFVTRYCADAGLYEGSAGEFVRELRDRWRETSRKGAAGPGGPRRAPMTEGAIFLSYAREDLEAARAMRDALDEWGLEVWLDEAKLAPGCAWVPEIVRNIHKAAAFVPLISANTEAASQDRFFYREWKEARDFVERNAERRPGFIFPAVIDDTEPYEAKNLPLAFRSLQMTSCPAGLPAQALVRELHKADRNKQKELMGVPA; encoded by the coding sequence ATGCGTCAGACCTATTCCATCGAAGACGTGCTGGAGTTCCTGGACGAAGGACGGGTCATTCCCGTTCTCGGGCCGCGCATTATGGATGTCGAAATCGACGGCACCGTGCGGCTGTTCCAGGACTACCTCGCCGAGACGCTGGCACAATCGCTCGACGTGTCGCCTGAAAACGAAAACGGGACATCTCCGAATGTGGATGCGGTCGTTCGCGCCCATCTCGACGGGGGCGGCAACATCAAGTCGGTCTACCCGAAGGCCAAGGCGATTCTCCGCGCTCCGCTCAAGCCGGGCCCCAACCTCCGGGCGCTCGCCGAGATCACCTCGTTCCGCCTTTTCGTGAACCTGACCATCTGCCCCCTGCTCGACGAAGCTCTAGGGGATGCGAGCGAACTGGTCTATTCGCCTGATGCCCCCGTCGACCTGCCCTCTACGATCCAGCTCGACACGCTGGAACAGCCGATCGTCTACCACCTGATGGGCGCGCCGAGCGCCCGGCCGAATTACGCCCTCAGCGAGATCGACACACTGGAATTTGTAACCGCGCTGCAGAATCCCGAACGCCAGCCGAACGTACTCTTCGACGAACTGAAGACCAGCAATCTGTTGTTGATCGGTTTCGGGTATCCCGACTGGCTCGGTCGCTTCCTCCTGCGCCTGATCAAGAATGCGCCGATCAACAGTCATGAGACCCAGGGACTTTTCCTCGGCGGCCGGGAGGCGCACGACACCTCCTTCTGCCACTTCGTCACGCGCTACTGCGCCGATGCGGGACTCTACGAGGGTTCGGCCGGAGAATTCGTGCGCGAATTGCGCGACCGCTGGCGCGAGACCTCACGCAAGGGGGCCGCGGGCCCGGGCGGACCCCGGCGCGCGCCCATGACCGAGGGAGCGATCTTTCTCAGCTACGCGCGCGAGGACCTTGAGGCGGCGCGTGCCATGCGCGATGCGCTCGATGAGTGGGGGCTCGAGGTGTGGCTGGATGAAGCCAAGCTCGCCCCCGGCTGCGCCTGGGTGCCCGAGATCGTCCGCAACATTCACAAGGCCGCCGCGTTTGTGCCGCTGATATCCGCGAATACCGAGGCCGCTTCGCAGGACCGTTTCTTCTACCGCGAGTGGAAGGAGGCTCGCGATTTCGTCGAGCGCAACGCCGAACGCCGGCCGGGCTTTATCTTCCCCGCCGTGATCGACGACACGGAGCCCTACGAGGCGAAAAATCTCCCGCTTGCCTTCCGCAGCCTCCAAATGACCTCCTGCCCCGCCGGCCTGCCTGCCCAGGCCCTGGTCCGCGAACTGCACAAGGCCGACCGGAACAAGCAGAAAGAACTGATGGGGGTTCCGGCATGA
- a CDS encoding alpha/beta hydrolase, with protein MTPEIHAMGTRIRIGLIALLCLAGPGGLRSEGARTSENHAGLRKLLERRPGLDRNRDGMLTENEVRASRRERGRKKRPYRVPPTHRDVCYGEHESMVLDFWEAASDRPAPLFVWFHGGGFRGGDKSGIPRELMERLLESGVSVASVNYRLTHLGPYPQPMEDSARAIQFLRSRAEEWAIDPRRVAAGGGSAGSGIAQWLGFHDDLADPASSDPIERQSTRLSCVLAYNMQSTYDPRVIREIIPGMTGRHDALPAFYGLPENWSLDTARITPEQDALFKDASPVTHLDAGDPPVFSFHFEKQSVPGNIHHSNFGRYLEKKAEKVGVECVRRMDRDYKNHEAAFDAIAAFIKQHLDV; from the coding sequence ATGACACCAGAGATTCATGCGATGGGAACGAGGATACGGATAGGGCTGATCGCCTTACTGTGTCTGGCGGGTCCGGGTGGGTTGCGAAGTGAGGGTGCACGGACTTCCGAAAACCACGCCGGTCTCCGCAAACTGCTTGAGCGCAGGCCGGGGCTCGATCGAAACCGCGATGGGATGCTTACGGAGAACGAGGTTCGGGCCTCGCGCCGCGAGAGGGGCCGGAAGAAACGGCCATATCGTGTGCCCCCCACGCACCGCGACGTTTGCTACGGCGAGCACGAGAGCATGGTGCTCGACTTCTGGGAAGCGGCGTCGGACCGGCCCGCGCCGCTGTTCGTCTGGTTTCACGGGGGAGGATTCCGGGGCGGCGACAAGTCCGGGATTCCCCGGGAACTGATGGAGAGGCTTCTGGAGTCCGGCGTTTCCGTAGCGTCGGTCAATTATCGTCTCACGCACCTCGGACCGTACCCGCAACCGATGGAGGACAGCGCGCGCGCCATCCAGTTTCTGCGTTCCAGGGCGGAGGAATGGGCTATCGACCCGCGGCGTGTGGCCGCGGGCGGGGGCTCGGCCGGGTCGGGAATCGCGCAGTGGCTGGGGTTCCATGATGATCTCGCCGATCCGGCGAGCAGCGATCCGATCGAGCGCCAGTCGACCCGCCTCTCCTGCGTCCTCGCGTACAATATGCAGTCGACGTACGACCCGCGTGTGATTCGTGAGATCATCCCGGGAATGACCGGTCGGCACGACGCGCTGCCGGCCTTCTACGGCCTTCCGGAGAACTGGTCGCTCGACACCGCCCGGATTACGCCGGAACAGGATGCGCTGTTTAAAGACGCTTCGCCCGTAACCCATCTGGACGCCGGCGACCCGCCGGTATTCTCTTTTCATTTCGAAAAACAAAGCGTCCCGGGCAATATCCATCATTCGAACTTCGGCCGATACCTGGAGAAGAAGGCGGAAAAAGTCGGTGTCGAATGCGTGCGCCGGATGGACCGCGACTATAAAAACCATGAAGCTGCATTTGACGCTATCGCCGCATTTATCAAACAACACCTGGATGTATGA